The following proteins are encoded in a genomic region of Natronorubrum halophilum:
- a CDS encoding helix-turn-helix domain-containing protein has product MATVMEFTSPVAEFPLGSVFENLPGVTVELERLIPHETLIIPYFWVRGAETEDIEASFEQHAGVSNIRVVDSVEDEYLMRAEWEQEYFGILSALAEANVVVLTGIGTKDEWRFEVRAESQEAIAEFREYSQENDISIAITAVHAMLPIQGEGYELTETQREALILAYERGYFDTPRETSLEEIADEIGITQQSLSSRLRRGHRRLIGATLSSSS; this is encoded by the coding sequence ATGGCGACTGTGATGGAGTTTACGAGTCCGGTAGCGGAGTTTCCGTTGGGAAGTGTGTTCGAGAATTTACCGGGTGTGACCGTCGAACTGGAGCGACTGATTCCACACGAGACGCTGATTATTCCGTACTTCTGGGTGCGTGGTGCAGAAACGGAGGACATCGAAGCGTCGTTCGAACAACATGCTGGTGTGAGTAACATCCGAGTGGTCGATAGCGTCGAAGATGAGTATCTCATGCGTGCCGAGTGGGAGCAAGAGTACTTCGGCATCCTGAGTGCGCTTGCCGAGGCCAACGTCGTCGTACTCACTGGAATCGGCACGAAAGACGAGTGGCGGTTCGAGGTGCGTGCCGAGAGTCAGGAGGCGATCGCCGAGTTTCGAGAGTACTCCCAAGAAAACGATATCTCGATAGCGATCACTGCCGTCCACGCCATGCTTCCGATCCAGGGAGAGGGCTACGAGTTGACCGAGACCCAACGCGAGGCACTGATACTGGCCTACGAACGAGGCTATTTCGACACCCCGCGCGAAACATCGCTTGAAGAGATCGCAGACGAGATCGGCATCACCCAACAGTCGCTTTCATCACGCCTCCGTCGCGGGCATCGACGCCTCATTGGAGCGACGCTCAGCAGTTCGTCGTGA
- a CDS encoding DUF7344 domain-containing protein, protein MDESRELGTRGLQSIDESFDPSGRERPISPDTILSVVANEHRRAILNALDNASEKTLAYDSLVDRVADRVQDEDADRVSDEQRQRVRIALHHTHLPKMEEARIIDYEAETGYVQFVGGKLERDILTFVESYDVHE, encoded by the coding sequence ATGGATGAGAGTCGAGAGCTGGGGACACGTGGTCTCCAGTCAATTGATGAGAGTTTCGATCCTTCGGGGCGTGAAAGACCGATCTCCCCCGATACAATTCTGTCGGTAGTAGCGAACGAACACCGACGTGCCATTCTCAACGCGTTGGACAACGCATCCGAGAAGACACTGGCATACGATTCGCTCGTAGATCGCGTTGCAGACCGGGTTCAAGACGAAGACGCGGACCGGGTATCTGACGAACAACGACAACGCGTCCGAATCGCACTTCACCATACCCATCTCCCAAAGATGGAAGAGGCCCGGATCATCGACTACGAGGCTGAAACGGGGTACGTCCAGTTTGTTGGCGGTAAACTGGAACGGGATATCCTGACGTTTGTCGAATCGTACGACGTCCACGAGTGA
- a CDS encoding nuclear transport factor 2 family protein: MSTTAQATVRDYYDALRNGDLLEPYFLEDESTVKFGISEELFGFERVREALRKQTETTADWTVESDRLEVAERDAFATFADEVTMAWTDTESGEDRRFETRWSGTLVRSAVERADDEQDWLFATMHVSTAREL; this comes from the coding sequence ATGAGCACCACCGCCCAGGCTACCGTCCGCGACTACTACGACGCCCTCCGGAACGGCGACCTCCTCGAGCCGTACTTCCTCGAAGACGAATCGACGGTCAAGTTCGGCATCAGCGAGGAACTGTTCGGTTTCGAGAGGGTGCGCGAGGCCCTGCGAAAACAGACCGAAACGACCGCCGATTGGACCGTCGAGAGCGATCGCCTCGAAGTCGCCGAGCGGGACGCGTTCGCCACGTTCGCCGACGAAGTGACGATGGCGTGGACCGACACCGAGTCCGGCGAGGACCGACGCTTCGAGACGCGATGGAGCGGGACGCTGGTTCGATCTGCGGTGGAGCGCGCTGACGACGAGCAGGACTGGCTGTTCGCGACGATGCACGTCAGCACGGCCCGCGAGCTATGA
- a CDS encoding LSM domain-containing protein: MSGRPLDVLEASLGERVRVRLKSGDEYVGDLAGYDQHMNLVLEDATIPVEGSVEEETPVEDTTIIRGDNVVSITP, translated from the coding sequence ATGAGTGGACGACCGCTTGACGTCCTCGAGGCGTCACTTGGCGAACGTGTTAGGGTACGACTCAAGAGTGGTGACGAGTACGTCGGCGACCTCGCTGGTTACGACCAGCACATGAACCTCGTCCTTGAGGACGCGACGATTCCGGTCGAAGGAAGCGTCGAGGAAGAGACGCCGGTCGAAGACACAACCATTATACGCGGCGATAACGTCGTTTCGATCACTCCATGA
- a CDS encoding SPW repeat domain-containing protein codes for MSDSNGDDRNPETASGTEGGVGREERARSPSDDVDSGTGVGDRDDPGRDNRDDSTQIANEERRRKLSVISAIVAIIGAWVALSVVIVYDVSQAAFWNNVLVGAVVFVAGSYNSYRLANDIPLSVGVSGLVALLGVWLIIAPALFEMPAGIGLTESPFWSTLASGLLIAGLAGYNAYDARDARSVATDSARA; via the coding sequence ATGAGTGATTCGAACGGAGACGACCGCAACCCGGAGACGGCGAGCGGAACCGAGGGTGGAGTCGGACGGGAAGAGCGAGCACGATCGCCGTCCGACGATGTCGACTCGGGAACCGGCGTCGGCGATCGGGACGATCCCGGGCGCGACAATCGCGACGACTCGACGCAGATCGCAAACGAGGAACGCCGGCGTAAGCTCTCGGTCATCAGCGCGATCGTCGCCATCATCGGCGCGTGGGTCGCCCTGTCGGTCGTGATCGTCTACGACGTCTCGCAGGCCGCGTTCTGGAACAACGTCCTCGTCGGTGCCGTCGTCTTCGTCGCCGGCAGCTACAACTCCTATCGACTCGCCAACGACATCCCCCTCAGCGTCGGGGTTTCGGGGCTGGTCGCACTGCTCGGGGTCTGGTTGATCATCGCGCCGGCGCTCTTCGAGATGCCGGCCGGGATCGGGCTGACGGAGAGCCCGTTCTGGAGCACGCTCGCCTCCGGCCTACTCATCGCGGGGCTGGCCGGTTACAACGCCTACGACGCTCGAGACGCACGGAGCGTCGCGACCGATTCCGCGCGGGCCTGA
- a CDS encoding 50S ribosomal protein L37e: MTGAGTPSQGKKNTTTHTKCRRCGEKSYHTKKKVCSSCGFGKSAKRRSYEWQSKTGDN; encoded by the coding sequence ATGACTGGCGCAGGAACCCCAAGCCAAGGAAAGAAGAACACGACGACACACACCAAGTGTCGCCGTTGCGGAGAGAAGTCTTACCACACCAAGAAGAAAGTCTGCTCGTCGTGTGGCTTTGGCAAATCCGCCAAGCGCCGCAGCTACGAGTGGCAGTCGAAGACCGGCGACAACTGA
- a CDS encoding zinc-dependent metalloprotease produces the protein MNLYRSAQAVAGASGDDMIDWQSAADAAKAATDPGSLDLAPGEREAYARDVRDAREAIRTVSGAEFDVPDTVEIQNRHHWIDANIATFERVMGTLEDQVPTGAFPAVSRTINTGTMTVLLSFLGRNVLGQYDPLLLAETPEDDHALYFVRPNILNAAEKLDVDADRFRRWIAFHEVTHAAEFGAAPWLSDHLEARMQQGIAALSDGSFDRDAFRDLDAAMTVVEGYAELLMDHAFDDEYADLRRKLDARRQGRGPLQKLFRRLLGLGLKERQYERGKNFFETVVTARDLETASLVWEGPENLPTHDELDQPGLWIRRVDR, from the coding sequence GTGAATCTCTATCGTAGCGCTCAGGCCGTTGCCGGGGCGTCCGGTGACGATATGATCGACTGGCAGTCGGCTGCCGACGCTGCGAAGGCAGCGACTGACCCGGGCTCGCTCGACCTCGCGCCCGGCGAGCGTGAGGCCTACGCGCGTGACGTTCGAGACGCTCGAGAGGCCATCCGAACGGTGTCCGGCGCGGAGTTCGACGTTCCCGACACCGTCGAGATCCAGAACCGTCACCACTGGATCGACGCCAACATCGCGACCTTCGAACGCGTCATGGGCACCCTCGAGGACCAGGTCCCCACCGGTGCCTTCCCCGCTGTTTCCCGGACGATCAACACGGGAACGATGACCGTGCTCCTCTCGTTTCTCGGCCGGAACGTCCTCGGTCAGTACGACCCGCTGTTGCTCGCCGAGACGCCCGAGGACGACCACGCGCTGTACTTCGTCCGGCCGAACATCCTGAACGCCGCCGAGAAACTCGACGTCGACGCCGATCGGTTCCGCCGCTGGATCGCCTTCCACGAGGTGACCCACGCCGCCGAGTTCGGAGCCGCGCCGTGGCTGTCGGACCACCTCGAGGCCCGGATGCAACAGGGTATCGCAGCGCTGTCGGACGGCTCGTTCGATCGGGACGCGTTCCGCGACCTCGACGCGGCGATGACCGTCGTCGAGGGCTACGCGGAGCTCCTGATGGACCACGCCTTCGACGACGAGTACGCGGACCTGCGCCGGAAACTCGACGCGCGACGGCAGGGTCGCGGCCCGCTTCAGAAGCTGTTCCGTCGGCTGCTCGGCCTCGGTCTCAAAGAGCGACAGTACGAGCGCGGAAAGAACTTCTTCGAAACGGTCGTCACCGCTCGAGACCTCGAGACGGCGAGTCTCGTCTGGGAGGGTCCCGAGAACCTCCCGACGCACGACGAACTCGACCAGCCGGGGCTGTGGATTCGACGCGTCGATCGGTGA
- a CDS encoding lactate racemase domain-containing protein, which translates to MEIPLGTGALDLTRPDCELTVATAPGGEPVDVRAAAERALEEPLGPSLESRVDPDGDVAIVVTDITRKAPDDVLLDVLLERLAECGVAREQVTVVVGLGLHRPMTDAELEDMLGPHADLAVNHDPESVVEVGTVASGSSGEAATGAEIPVEIGEPVANAGTVLSTGVVEPHQYAGFSGGAKTVVIGAGSESLIRYTHGPEMLAREGVRLGRVEGNPFRETVDEAGDLAGVDFSVNLTHGPAGVLGVRAGEGRRVVRELAAVARGALSVPIDREFDAVVCGVGAPKDATLYQATRAATYVALGDRNPLRDGGRLVVPAELSEGAGDGTGEERFYRRLREASDAESLYREMRSGYAAGAQRAFVVARVLRDHDLYVTNSEVPDVVETCLMHAADDVADALEAGSEVLVVPDALHTLLVDG; encoded by the coding sequence ATGGAGATTCCACTGGGCACCGGAGCGCTCGACCTCACGCGCCCGGACTGTGAGCTAACGGTCGCTACAGCGCCCGGCGGCGAACCAGTCGACGTCCGGGCGGCCGCCGAACGCGCGCTCGAGGAGCCGCTCGGCCCGTCCCTCGAGTCCCGCGTCGATCCCGACGGTGACGTTGCGATCGTCGTCACGGATATCACCCGCAAAGCGCCGGACGACGTGCTTCTGGACGTGTTACTCGAGCGCTTGGCAGAGTGTGGCGTCGCACGCGAGCAGGTGACCGTCGTCGTCGGCCTCGGTCTCCACCGACCGATGACCGACGCGGAACTCGAGGACATGCTCGGTCCCCACGCCGATCTGGCGGTCAACCACGATCCCGAGTCGGTCGTCGAAGTCGGGACGGTCGCCTCGGGTTCGAGCGGCGAAGCCGCGACCGGGGCCGAGATTCCCGTCGAAATCGGCGAACCCGTCGCGAACGCCGGGACGGTGCTCTCGACCGGCGTGGTCGAGCCCCACCAGTACGCTGGATTCAGCGGGGGCGCGAAGACCGTCGTCATCGGCGCGGGCAGCGAGTCCCTGATCCGCTACACGCACGGGCCGGAGATGCTCGCCCGCGAGGGCGTCCGACTCGGCCGCGTCGAGGGGAACCCCTTCCGGGAAACCGTCGACGAGGCCGGCGACCTCGCCGGCGTCGACTTCTCGGTGAACCTGACCCACGGCCCCGCGGGCGTCCTCGGCGTCCGCGCCGGGGAGGGGAGACGGGTCGTCCGGGAACTCGCTGCAGTCGCTCGAGGGGCCCTCTCGGTGCCGATCGATCGCGAGTTCGACGCCGTCGTCTGCGGCGTCGGCGCGCCGAAAGACGCGACTCTCTACCAGGCGACGCGCGCGGCGACGTACGTCGCGCTCGGCGACCGAAACCCGCTCCGGGACGGCGGTCGACTCGTCGTTCCCGCCGAGCTTTCGGAGGGTGCCGGCGACGGAACCGGCGAAGAGCGGTTCTACCGACGGTTACGTGAGGCGAGCGACGCCGAATCGTTGTACCGCGAGATGCGGTCGGGCTACGCGGCCGGTGCCCAGCGCGCGTTCGTCGTCGCTCGAGTGCTCCGGGATCACGACCTGTACGTGACGAACAGCGAGGTTCCCGACGTCGTCGAGACGTGTCTCATGCACGCCGCAGACGACGTTGCGGACGCGCTCGAGGCGGGGAGCGAGGTGCTCGTGGTGCCGGACGCGCTACACACGCTGCTCGTCGACGGCTGA
- a CDS encoding HalOD1 output domain-containing protein: MDTKVSGVGVEAVEYAQESGTVRTRFDQEKTPASMAVIATLADLLGTDPVELDPLYSTIDPDELDALVRVRNGTNGDSHVAFTHEGHAITAHSYGVITITPEHELTAEKYERGAGR; this comes from the coding sequence ATGGACACGAAGGTATCTGGGGTTGGAGTCGAAGCGGTCGAGTACGCTCAGGAATCTGGGACCGTTCGCACCAGATTTGATCAGGAGAAGACACCCGCGAGCATGGCTGTTATCGCAACGCTGGCGGACCTACTGGGGACTGATCCTGTTGAACTCGACCCGCTCTATTCTACTATTGACCCCGACGAATTAGATGCGCTTGTCCGCGTTCGAAACGGGACGAACGGAGATTCCCACGTTGCATTCACGCACGAGGGGCACGCGATAACCGCACACAGCTACGGTGTGATTACCATCACACCAGAACACGAACTCACAGCGGAGAAATACGAACGGGGCGCGGGAAGATGA
- a CDS encoding helix-turn-helix domain-containing protein has translation MSVITEIRIPSDDFELGQILSLEQASAIELETLVPSGDVTVPLFWVYEPVKNGFLETVERYPTVNSATEVDVFDDRTLFRLDWDASQDHLFQCILSHEGQILSATGSPDGWNFEIRFSDREALSHCQDCCEDAHISLDLTRIYNPTDPEAGPWYGLSEPQREALTLAVRMGYYDIPRGCTTAELADEIGISDQAVTERLRRAIGTFGRYALLTPESTAHVD, from the coding sequence ATGAGTGTGATAACGGAGATTCGCATCCCGTCCGATGATTTTGAACTTGGACAAATTCTCAGTCTAGAGCAAGCGTCGGCAATCGAACTCGAAACGCTCGTCCCGAGTGGGGACGTTACCGTACCGCTCTTCTGGGTCTACGAACCGGTCAAAAACGGCTTCCTCGAGACCGTCGAACGCTATCCAACTGTCAACAGCGCCACGGAGGTGGACGTGTTCGACGACCGGACGCTGTTCAGGCTCGACTGGGATGCGAGCCAGGACCACCTTTTTCAGTGTATCTTGAGTCACGAGGGGCAAATATTGAGTGCTACTGGATCACCGGACGGGTGGAATTTCGAGATACGATTCTCAGACCGCGAGGCATTGAGTCATTGCCAGGACTGTTGTGAAGACGCGCACATCTCCCTGGATCTAACCCGTATATACAACCCAACGGACCCCGAGGCTGGTCCGTGGTACGGCCTGAGTGAGCCCCAACGAGAAGCACTTACGCTTGCCGTTCGAATGGGATACTACGACATTCCACGCGGCTGTACGACCGCAGAGTTAGCTGACGAGATCGGGATTTCCGATCAGGCAGTGACGGAGCGACTGCGTCGTGCCATCGGTACCTTCGGGAGGTACGCACTTCTCACTCCCGAGTCAACGGCGCACGTGGACTGA
- a CDS encoding threonine synthase: protein MKTTDAFAGLECVDCGGIFDVDGSQQCPDCGGALDPTYDYDAIDLDRETLESRPFDSQWRYEELLPFPRESAVTTNEGATALVDCPDLAAELGVERMLIKDDGRNPTGSTTDRGQSVALTAASQRGATDVALATTGNGGQAAAAYAGRAGLESHAYVPSRSSFTTKAMVNVHGGDMNVVGGRYDDAVGAYEEGLAEHESWHSVHPFHTPYRHEGAKTTLYEIIEQLEWSVPDAIAYPTGVGVGLVGAYKAATELRELGLVDELPGLYAAQAEGCAPIIEAFDAGGDAHEPVETPDTICGEIEIADPLASSRVLEALRETDGGAVATEDRDILAAAVQVAQHEGLEMAPSPAAAASGVWELAERGEFDGDETVVIVNTASGNKEGDVLRSHLMSQGV from the coding sequence ATGAAAACGACGGACGCCTTTGCCGGCCTCGAGTGTGTCGACTGCGGCGGGATCTTCGACGTAGACGGATCCCAGCAGTGTCCCGACTGCGGCGGCGCGCTCGATCCGACGTACGACTACGACGCGATCGACCTCGACCGCGAAACGCTCGAGTCGCGACCGTTCGACTCGCAATGGCGCTACGAGGAACTGCTGCCGTTCCCCCGTGAGTCGGCGGTGACGACGAACGAGGGGGCGACGGCGCTGGTCGACTGTCCCGATCTGGCCGCCGAACTGGGCGTCGAGCGCATGCTTATCAAGGACGACGGACGAAACCCGACCGGATCGACCACGGACCGCGGGCAGTCCGTCGCCCTGACGGCGGCCAGCCAGCGCGGCGCAACCGACGTCGCACTCGCCACGACGGGCAACGGCGGGCAGGCGGCCGCCGCGTACGCGGGACGGGCCGGTCTCGAGTCGCACGCCTACGTCCCCTCGCGCTCGAGTTTCACCACGAAGGCGATGGTCAACGTCCACGGCGGCGACATGAACGTCGTCGGCGGCCGGTACGACGACGCCGTCGGCGCGTACGAAGAGGGACTCGCCGAACACGAGTCCTGGCACTCGGTGCACCCGTTCCACACGCCCTACCGTCACGAGGGCGCGAAGACGACGCTCTACGAAATCATCGAACAACTCGAGTGGTCGGTTCCGGACGCCATCGCGTATCCGACCGGCGTCGGCGTCGGTCTCGTCGGCGCGTACAAGGCCGCGACGGAGCTTCGAGAGCTCGGGTTGGTCGACGAGTTGCCTGGGCTGTACGCCGCACAGGCGGAGGGCTGTGCCCCCATCATCGAGGCGTTCGATGCCGGCGGCGACGCACACGAACCGGTCGAGACGCCCGACACCATCTGCGGCGAGATCGAGATCGCGGATCCGCTGGCGAGTTCGCGGGTTCTCGAGGCGCTTCGCGAGACCGACGGCGGCGCGGTCGCCACCGAGGACCGGGACATCCTCGCGGCTGCGGTACAGGTCGCCCAACACGAGGGACTCGAGATGGCGCCGAGTCCGGCGGCGGCCGCGAGCGGCGTGTGGGAACTCGCCGAGCGCGGCGAGTTCGACGGCGACGAAACGGTCGTCATCGTCAACACCGCCTCGGGGAACAAGGAAGGGGACGTGTTGCGAAGTCACCTGATGAGCCAGGGCGTGTAG
- a CDS encoding AAA domain-containing protein, translating to MYVRGSVAGEVELRSVSTSYGESDLAEVPLRLAADSGDDRSTQRTLAGAGAEPELEDDRETTTVTLWNKWAESADYLEPGMELLVTDAKEDEYQGETRYATTGDSYVVVEPSFLVNVTSIRNWVQCPRLYYLNKLSGVPLNYPVVKGTLVHEVFGDLLRDRDLEESIDARVDERGLELGLLGETAESVAEDVRENATAIEGWLEQGRLTEEDSWRSEQLLISETFGIRGRADAIRRGAPVELKTGKNLKKEPRFKDKVQAACYALLLEEHGGEVDTGTLLYTKNSVLDRNEETGDLTPAKDFSMGDGLLKFVVRERNELAAMEIAGDVPTGYEGSAKCEYCFEQDTCMVVSGRLDQESKAGQIGTPLPEDERDYFDRFYRAIEEERREVHREYAKLWEQSAQERADDDRALIDLEFVEKRPLEGGRWELRARRTSGANSKLREGDLVLASDGHPIRGDSELARIERLDDEVVLTTDEPVEVTRLDVYPSELTTDRLLVAMHDALLKGDERRKDILFGRAEPEFETLEETFIDNNAAQNEAVTNAVGANDCALIHGPPGTGKTYTIARAIRAMVERGERVLLSAFTNRAVDNALEALLEQLEDVVEAERVVRVGSESGIRDDMEPYRLERAGDPEDRVAELQNAQVVAATTATCGSRVMKEQAFDVALVDEAAQLTEPGTCAAINLAERFVLVGDHEQLPPVVRAENDLTESLFERLVDLHPDAGVMLDRQYRMNQRIQVFASTEFYDGELRPATPEVAGRTLDDLEGVSRNDLPDALQDPVTFVDVEGDGGRYTDSEEAARIADLIETYEAAGLGRTDIGVIAPFRAQVSEISSHVPDDVSVDTVDRFQGSSQEVIIVSFTATGTLEGPIFEDYRRINVALTRPKRALVLVGDSAALASDPVYERMLEWASA from the coding sequence GTGTACGTACGCGGAAGCGTCGCGGGCGAGGTGGAACTGCGTTCGGTGTCGACCAGTTACGGCGAGAGCGACCTCGCCGAGGTGCCGTTGCGCCTCGCGGCCGACAGCGGGGACGATCGGTCGACACAACGGACGCTCGCCGGAGCCGGCGCGGAGCCGGAACTCGAGGACGACCGCGAGACCACGACGGTAACGCTCTGGAACAAGTGGGCCGAGTCGGCCGACTACCTCGAGCCGGGGATGGAACTGCTCGTCACCGACGCCAAAGAAGACGAGTATCAGGGGGAGACCCGGTACGCGACGACGGGCGACTCCTACGTCGTCGTCGAGCCGAGCTTTCTGGTCAACGTGACGTCGATCCGCAACTGGGTGCAGTGTCCCCGACTGTATTATCTGAACAAGCTCTCCGGCGTGCCGCTGAACTACCCCGTCGTGAAGGGGACGCTCGTCCACGAGGTCTTCGGGGATCTGCTGCGCGATCGAGACCTGGAGGAGTCGATCGACGCCCGCGTGGACGAACGCGGGCTCGAGCTCGGCCTGCTCGGCGAAACGGCCGAGTCCGTCGCCGAGGACGTTCGGGAGAACGCGACGGCCATCGAAGGCTGGCTCGAGCAGGGCCGACTCACCGAGGAGGACAGCTGGCGCTCGGAACAGCTACTCATCAGCGAGACGTTCGGGATCCGCGGGCGCGCCGACGCCATCCGACGCGGCGCGCCGGTCGAACTCAAGACGGGCAAGAACCTCAAGAAAGAGCCCCGGTTCAAGGACAAGGTCCAGGCCGCCTGTTACGCGCTCTTGCTCGAGGAACACGGCGGCGAGGTCGATACCGGAACGCTGCTCTACACGAAGAACTCGGTGCTCGATCGCAACGAGGAGACCGGCGATCTCACTCCCGCGAAGGACTTCTCGATGGGCGACGGGCTGTTGAAGTTCGTCGTCCGGGAGCGCAACGAACTCGCTGCGATGGAGATCGCGGGCGACGTTCCGACCGGATACGAGGGGTCAGCGAAGTGCGAGTACTGCTTCGAACAGGACACCTGCATGGTCGTCTCGGGCCGACTCGACCAGGAGTCCAAGGCCGGCCAGATCGGCACCCCCCTTCCCGAGGACGAACGCGACTACTTCGATCGGTTCTACCGGGCGATCGAGGAAGAGCGCCGGGAGGTCCACCGCGAGTACGCCAAGCTCTGGGAACAGAGCGCACAGGAGCGAGCCGACGACGACCGCGCGCTGATCGACCTCGAGTTCGTCGAAAAACGACCGCTCGAGGGGGGACGGTGGGAGCTTCGGGCGCGGCGGACGAGCGGGGCGAACTCGAAGCTCCGCGAGGGCGATCTGGTGCTCGCGAGCGACGGACACCCGATCCGGGGCGACTCCGAGCTCGCGAGGATCGAGCGATTAGACGACGAGGTCGTCCTGACGACCGACGAACCCGTCGAGGTCACTCGCCTCGACGTCTATCCGTCGGAGCTGACGACCGATCGGCTGCTCGTCGCGATGCACGACGCACTTCTGAAGGGCGACGAGCGTCGCAAGGACATCCTGTTCGGGCGGGCCGAGCCGGAGTTCGAGACGCTCGAGGAGACCTTCATCGACAACAACGCGGCCCAGAACGAGGCCGTGACGAACGCCGTCGGGGCGAACGACTGCGCGCTGATCCACGGCCCGCCGGGGACCGGGAAGACGTACACCATCGCCCGCGCGATCCGCGCGATGGTCGAACGCGGCGAGCGCGTTCTGCTCTCGGCCTTTACGAATCGCGCGGTGGACAACGCCCTCGAGGCGCTGCTCGAGCAGTTGGAAGACGTCGTCGAAGCCGAACGGGTCGTCCGCGTCGGCTCCGAGAGCGGCATCCGCGACGATATGGAGCCGTACCGTCTCGAGCGCGCTGGCGACCCCGAGGACCGCGTCGCCGAGTTGCAGAACGCGCAGGTGGTCGCGGCGACGACGGCGACCTGCGGCTCGCGGGTGATGAAAGAGCAGGCGTTCGACGTCGCGCTGGTCGACGAGGCCGCCCAGTTGACGGAACCGGGAACCTGCGCGGCGATCAACCTGGCCGAGCGGTTCGTCCTCGTCGGCGACCACGAGCAACTGCCGCCGGTCGTCCGCGCCGAGAACGACCTCACCGAGTCGCTGTTCGAACGCCTCGTCGACCTCCACCCCGACGCCGGCGTCATGCTCGACCGCCAGTACCGGATGAACCAGCGGATTCAGGTCTTCGCCTCGACCGAGTTCTACGACGGCGAGCTTCGACCCGCGACGCCCGAGGTTGCGGGTCGGACACTGGACGACCTCGAGGGGGTTTCCCGGAACGACCTTCCCGACGCCCTGCAGGACCCCGTCACGTTCGTCGATGTCGAGGGCGACGGCGGCCGGTACACCGACAGCGAGGAGGCCGCGCGGATCGCCGACCTCATCGAGACCTACGAAGCCGCGGGCCTCGGCCGAACCGATATCGGCGTCATCGCTCCCTTCCGCGCCCAGGTGTCCGAAATCTCGAGTCACGTTCCCGACGACGTCTCCGTGGACACCGTCGACCGCTTCCAGGGCTCGAGCCAGGAGGTCATCATCGTCTCCTTTACGGCGACGGGAACGCTCGAGGGGCCGATCTTCGAGGACTACCGGCGGATCAACGTCGCGCTGACGCGGCCGAAGCGCGCGCTCGTCCTCGTCGGCGACTCGGCCGCGTTAGCGTCCGATCCCGTCTACGAGCGGATGCTCGAGTGGGCGAGCGCGTAG
- a CDS encoding mechanosensitive ion channel family protein — MSPSLSSSDGADRVAQLGDVVDGLELSWVFAVLAVIVVWYGSKLLTERLRPRLEERVLRPTTANAVLLAGRVAIVCYALVPFAGLLGFRPENVLLSFTVLSLVVGAVLAPIGRSYISGLFIIVHRPYEVGDMIELVDREERGTSTTSRWGTRGSTPSRTRFSSFRTRRAQPLVPGRTQQALDRGLRHLRGRPRTGV, encoded by the coding sequence GTGTCGCCCTCACTGTCGTCGTCCGACGGAGCTGACAGGGTAGCGCAACTCGGGGACGTCGTCGACGGCCTCGAGCTCTCGTGGGTGTTCGCCGTCCTCGCGGTGATCGTGGTCTGGTACGGGTCGAAGCTGCTGACCGAGCGGCTCCGCCCACGACTCGAGGAGCGCGTCCTCCGGCCGACGACCGCGAACGCGGTTTTACTGGCCGGTCGAGTCGCGATCGTCTGCTACGCGCTCGTCCCGTTCGCCGGTCTGCTCGGCTTCCGGCCGGAGAACGTCCTGCTCTCGTTTACCGTCCTCTCACTCGTGGTCGGTGCGGTGTTAGCTCCGATCGGGCGCAGCTACATCAGCGGCCTGTTCATCATCGTTCACCGCCCCTACGAGGTCGGCGACATGATCGAACTCGTCGATCGCGAGGAACGGGGCACGTCGACGACATCACGCTGGGGTACACGCGGATCTACACCCTCGAGAACTCGTTTCTCGTCGTTCCGAACGCGACGTGCGCAACCTCTCGTCCCAGGACGAACGCAGCAGGCTCTCGATCGAGGTCTGCGTCACCTACGAGGGCGACCTCGAACGGGCGTGTGA